tttttgtttagtgttttgagtattttgtctCCTTGctgtattttcacttattttctctccttttttttctttttgtagtgCTTTgattcttttaatgttttaattccttttgtagtgttttgagtCCTGTTTTGCTTTCTAGTAttttcacatgttttttttattgtttttactttattttagtgttttcattatccatctttttttctggttatttCCTTAAATTTCATTGAAATTAGgctgaacaatttttttttattttatttttttctgatttttgtaATTATTGGCATGATGAGTTAATTTTGTTGTTCTCatgaattttctccttttttttttttattggtggtgCGGGCATTTTAAAATTGTAGCTTTGTGGAGTCATGGTTTGTCCCCGCTTAAAGTCCTTTGTCTTTTGTCCCTCGTCTATCaagttctttctttaatttttggttTTGTGAAAGAAAATTCCTGACTTGTTTTCAAGGCCTACTGTTTTATTTCTAAATTTAATTAGTTTCAATTTAATGAagagtcattattattatttttttttttttaacaatatctCTCATTTCAAAATGAAGTCAtctattttctcttgtctttgtttcttgtattttgttttcttttcttaaccttacttgtttttttgttatttgttgataatgattttttttagatttttatattttatcttttttatctatttatttatttttttattttaatagtttacacattcttattttcttgaacCTTGTGTATTAATACTGTTTTAAAAGGTTTCCACTTCccaattcgtgtttttttcttattttggtcttcctttggcTTGTCTTGTGACTGTTCCagctttttttactcttctttcttcagtgttttaatttatgttttttttttttttggggggggggctacatttgtatttttttttttttttagtattttgactttttttcattttctagtaTTTGTGTTTggctcctttttattttattataaatacttttgacattatcatcttttttattttaagtttaacttttttttgttttgacttgtaaatttcttttcttataatgttgtttttccactggttatttatttatttatttatttatttattttagtgtttggcttaatgttattttagtgactttttttttttgtttcttcatgttgtctccattttttttttatttattttttctactctaattattattatttttattgttttacattTTAGTGTTACGGCtccatatttttattaatttagtgttttcacctatttttttttattgttttgaactattttttttattgctttgactccattttcttctttcattgtttttttttttttcccattattttgatttaatttccatttttttctagaGTTTTGATTCcatcttatttttactttttaatgttatgAATTCTTTTTTCATTGAATGTTTTGACATTTCCCTGTTATTTTAGTGTTCattatttcttcgtttttttttttatgttttgactccatttttctttttttcacattttccacattttgtattttagtgttttgaatgttttcaatgtttttattatttttcagcgtttttactttttgtttcttttactgattgaactccattttttttgttttattattttgctccATTTCGTGTTCTgggtatatttcatattttttttagtattttgatttttttaatgttttcactccatttttctttttttttttttcacttttttttagtgtttcaactttttgtttgtttactcctGCCTCTTTGTTttgactattatttttttatttattttttatttatttatttatttatttatttatttatttatttatttatttatttattttttatttatttttttttgtgtgtgtgtgtgtgtgtgtgtgtgtgtgtgtgtgtgtgttttcactacttttacagtgttttgaatttttgtagtttatttttacttttactttttacttttagtgttttgatgtttttgtagtgttttcgactccatttatttattttttttcttttttgtgttttgccttttatccttttttaatatcttcattatttttcttaatatttttagttattgtctttttattgttttgacttctatttcattttttttaatgttttgactcattttctttttttttattattttgcttcaatttttctttttttttttatgttttgactccatgttttttttttctattctagtTTAATTTTTAGTGTTGCGACTcctttattagtgttttgattcTAATTTTAgacttttgatattttttttttattgttttggtttctttattgttttggcTCCTACTTTAGTGTGTTGAGCtttagtagtgttttttttttatttcttagtttttaaacttctttttttcattttgtttatttttgtctttttgttttattattttaacacttttctcttaatatgcattttttttaatatgttaatatttttttctttttttgtattttcacttcatttttttttcaatttttgctCACTGtaatgttttgacttgtttaagtttttagtattttcattcattttttactaatttttctttattttctttattttttttagtgttttactccatttctttttttttagtgttttgacaaCATTTTCTCTTGTGACTCCTTTGtagtgtttttagtttttattttctttttgtgtttttttgtgttttaactACTTTTCTAGTGTTTAGATTTCTTGTTTTAgagttgatttctttttttttagttgttttgacactttttgtagtatttttgtcttctttttagtgttttgacatttttttcagtattttcaccactttttaatgttttaattgtttttttttctaagtttttactcttgtttgtttttttgtctttttattgttttgcctattttttttttttactttttttgttgttttgactGCATTTTTAGTGCTTGAAGGCTTCTATTAATGTTTTAAGTAACTTTTTAAGTAATTAATGCTTGACTTCTGTTTTCGTTGTAGTGTTTTGGCATAAGTTTTAGtgctttcagtatttttgactgtcgatcctttttttttttagtcagttTTCTTAAATCTTATTGAAATTAGCCAaaagtattttttcttattattctcgtGATTTTGGTCGTTATTTCCAGGATGccttattttgttgttgctgttctcattaattttctcctttttttgggggggcgatGAGGTAAGATCGGGAATTTCAAAATTCTAGCTTTGTGCAATCATTAATTTTCCACTAATgaagttctttttcttttgttcctccttctccatcaagtcgtttttttttttatttcttgtaaaattcttaatttctttccaaggcctattttttttcaaaaattaaTTTCTTTCCAATCAACAAAGCGTtagtcttattgtttttttttctagtatctctctattttccatcaaatcatatattttctcttgtttattgtcattctttcttctcttatccttatttgtttttgttatttcttaataattatttttaataaaattttttacttttatcttttttttacttttgtctttaTAGTTTACACATGCTTATTCTCTTCAGCCTTCTACATCCTCACTGCTTTCAAAATTTTTCCACTTCAAAATTCGTGACTCTCTTCTCGCCaaatcctctttttcttattttgaacTTCTTTGAGGTTGTCTTTTGGGTGTTCCATTACATCCCATTCTTCCTGAAATCGCCTTTTcactgactttttttgttcttcgtcttctgcTGAGGTGCACTTCGTATTAATAGTTTTGTCATATCCgccattcttgatttttttattaatttgcgtAATTTGTTCATTCTCCTCGattttccttttgatttttttttccagtatccatttcctttgtttcatgTACATCGTGAtccagtttaattttctttgactCTGCATTTAGAAATTGATGAGTAATGTCTTCATTTACCTGGAATTTCCTTTTCATTGaaatgattttctctttttctttcgtagGTGTTGCTTGAGTCTCGCCTTCGCACTCCGAGGACACTTTGAATTCATGGTGCTTTAGGTGCTCGTGTTCTTCGTCAGCCTTCGTGACCGTCCATGCTCGTAACGTCTTCTTGTGCTCCTTGTTGTAAGTTTTGCTGAGGTTCTCGTAGCATCGAATGGTCTTGATGAACCCTTTAGGTTTGTAGTGCCAGAGTCGACGTATTTCTTTCCGAAAGTCGATCTTCAACGGCCTGCCATTCTGGGATTTGTTGTTGCTAAGATACGTTACGAATCTATCCAGGATCGCGTGGTGGACTGGAGTCTCCCAGGGTTTTTGTTCGAAGGGGAAGGAAGTTGGATAGGATTCCTGGACATCCTGCTGATTTTTAAGTATGTAATTTCCTGCAGGATAATACTGTACATGCAGCTCACGGAATACTTTCTGTATAGTCAGCGGTTCGTTTTCAGTATAGTCAGCCTTTcgttccatctcctcttccttcctcatctccccttcaccttcctctgagCCTTCATCCATCCAGTCCGAATCACTGTCCTGCTCATCGTCACTCCAGATGTCCCAGGTGAGGCCTGTGAGGGAGTCCTTGGTGGACTCCTTGTACTCCTGCGGCGACACCTCCAGGTAGCTTATTGCCTCATCTTCCAGCACCTTGCTCCTCTGTGCCCACTCACTCTCCTGCGTCTGAATGTcataaactttcaaaattatgTCTTGAGCCGAACTCCGCGACAAGAACCTGTTCATTTTGGCCAGAACTGTCTTGGTGTGGCGTGCCTTTTCCTTGACCATGTTAATGTAATCACGCCGGAGCTtgagttgtttgttgttatgttgGGTGAGCAGTAGCAGCCTCTGGTGTTTAGGGAGATGCATCAGACCTATGTCATCTTTGGGGCACAAGGGGAACAGACTGTTAAGCTCGTGCTCCGATAAGCGTCTCTTAAGGTATTTATGCTTCTGCTGCAGAAACTTGCGCGTCAAGCTCTGATAAGTTTCTTTCGCGACAGACAAGTACTTTTCCAACTTGTTTCTGCTCATGTTATTCAATTTTACTTTGACCTCTTCGCGGCGGGCctgatttcccttttccttacaAAAGAACTTATATTCGTCATCGATATCGTGAACGAGGCTCTCCACGTAGCCTTGAAGCTTCTCACAGACAGGGCCGTGGCAGGGAAAGGGCGACTCCTGTCCTTGCATTGTAGCCACAGTCTGTAAAAACAGCAACACGGAGGTCATGTCTGAGTGACTTTGCGGCTCCCCTCCATTTTCCCGCTGTGCCTTTGCGAGGACGTGCTCATTCAGGTACTCGAGGTGGCGGATGGGGAGCTGGTCCAAGAACTTGACAATCTTGACTGCGAGTCGCCGTTTCTTACGGAGCATTTCTACCGTCGCCTGTGCTTGGAAGATTTCTTCACACGACACTTTGTGCTTCCGCGACAAACTGTAAAGAAGGGCCTCTTTCTCTGTCATGAGGAAGTCGTTAAGGTAGGCCTTCTGCCGCTTGAAAGACTGCCACGCTGCAGTGCCCTGTGTGCCCAGGCGCAGGCCTGGGAACCGCTTGAGGCCCTTGGCACGCCGCCACACCTTTTTGAATATCGCGAAATTCCTTCGGCAAACTGTTTTCATGACGTAGCGGCGAATGTTTCTGCTGACATTCTTTTCCATAAACTGTTCAagaatttcttccttctcttgaatgGAATGTGTTGAAAGATTGACCTTGGGGAACAAAGGAGCTCGGCAGCAGTGGAATTCTTGACTGTAAGTCTTGTCTTTGAGTGGGCAGTCAGAGACCATTTCCTGCATCCACAGAGTGCGGCTCACATCCTGACTCCGCCTCCACGCCGCCTTCTCGTGCCCCTCCTCTTCGCTACCATCACTGAATTCGCCGGCAAGTCTGTTAAGCAGCTTgaagtccacctccttctctggtGATGTCtggcttttctttgttatattatCATCACTGGCACCACCGCACTCGCCGTCTTCAACCGAACTGGACTCCTCGCCATCTGAGGAATACTCAGTGGGACTCAAGCGGGCCTCATTCTCAGCATCACTgtcgtcctcctcatcccaaGAAGCGTCATTCGTTTCACACTCATCATCCTCCACGTCTGAGAGGTGGCAGTGCATTCTCTCGTCGTCGGAGAACTCAAGGCTGGCGTGTGACTTGTCGTCAGGGATGTAATActcgtcctcgtcgtcttcttcgTTGCTTGAGTTACCGTCTTGTCCCTTCATCCCAGGCACGCTCCCTTCCACGCGGTCATTCTGGTGGGTGAGAGTTTGGGGGTGTTTGAGCACGTGCTCCACCGTCACCTTTCCGTTGTAAATCGCTTCCATGGTGTTCAGCAGAGTCTCTGGGGCCTGTGCGTGAAGCGTGACAGCGCTACTCACAAACTTCTTCGCCATCTTTATCTCTTCAATTGCTGCCTTACATTTTTGGATTTCGTCTTCATTATTTGACCggttctcttcgttttcctgaACTTCGTCACATTGTTCGTCTTTTGTTTCATTAacgtttccttcttccatctggTCGTCATCGCCTCGaccttcctcgtcatcctcatcatcactccAGTTTTCAAACTCGTCCTTCTCCGCTGCTTTGTGTAAATAGACTTTCTTATCCATGCCCCGCTTGAAGTAGCGATGCACGATGCCCTGCATGGCGTAGTGCGTCTTGCGCATGACGGCCTCCTGTTTCTTGTGGCTCTTGCCCTTCATTCTAAAGTACATGCGTCTCAGGAAGGCCTTGACGATGTATATCACATGTTGCACCACCATTTTGTTGGGGAAGGTCAGCTGTGCCAGGATATCATCGTGTGACTTTTGCAAGTGATTAAGGCGCGTGAGGGCGGCGAGAAATTTCTTGGGGCAGGTGTTGTCTAGTGAAGTGTATTCGCTACTATCCAATTTAAAGTTACCGACAGGAGGGTTGGGTTTGTCCTGGAGTTCGTTTTCCATCTCCTCTGGCGTGGCCTCAACACCGGCCATGACGGCGCCCCAGGCCTGCTCATCAAAGAAGCAATATTTGTCCAGCCACTCCGTTACCCAGTCAATCTTAGAAATTTCAATGTGTTCTTCATCCTCGTTCTCAGAGTCACATGTCTGAGGTGCGCTGTATTTGAAGGACTGATTTTGTTCCGGCCCCTTCAAGGACTCAGTGTTCCGTCCCTCTGTCACTACTTTCTGTAGGGCAGCCAGACAACAGGAAATGTTAAGAAAGAGTGAGACATGTATTCATATAAACTTGCATGTGGTGATGAACCATCTATCTCAATATGTCAGTCAGCTGTCCAGTCAGTCACTCTGTTAATctactccttcattaacttattcgtatattcattcattaagaCAGTGAATCAATTACTTTATCTATTGGTTTTCTTTCTATCcgtttgtgtatctgtctatctatgtatctgtttttcttatccatctatctatctatctctatctatttacctttctattaatcaatcaatatatcaatcaatactcgtatatcaaatctctctacgtatttgtctgtgtatctatctgtcagtatcttcttacatttttattctatcttgatcttatctatctatctttctatctatctatgtatctatttatatatctctctacctatttatctattagtcaatcaaccaattaatctatttatctacttatctatctaattatctcTCGGTCTATcagtctacctatctatttatctgtctgtctatctatccatctaccaaTCATTTAACTCACCAATCTGGgtgtatctttctatttatctatatgttcATCTATCAATCAACCTATACATTTGTGAGTCTATCTATCAAGCAATCCAACAATCACGCAGTGTATCCATCttaacagactctctctctcaagaagaaACCTGCAAGACGGTCATCTGAGGCAACACAGTCTGTGGTGTATACTCGTACTTACTCGTGCCTGTGTTTTCTTGCCACTCAGGCGACGCAGTGCGGCCAGACGCCTCTCTTTGGCTCGCGCGGCTCTTACTTCCTTCACGGATTCTGCTCTC
Above is a window of Scylla paramamosain isolate STU-SP2022 chromosome 46, ASM3559412v1, whole genome shotgun sequence DNA encoding:
- the LOC135094669 gene encoding uncharacterized protein LOC135094669, which produces MCENSTEICPEEYTDMEYKRAESVKEVRAARAKERRLAALRRLSGKKTQARKVVTEGRNTESLKGPEQNQSFKYSAPQTCDSENEDEEHIEISKIDWVTEWLDKYCFFDEQAWGAVMAGVEATPEEMENELQDKPNPPVGNFKLDSSEYTSLDNTCPKKFLAALTRLNHLQKSHDDILAQLTFPNKMVVQHVIYIVKAFLRRMYFRMKGKSHKKQEAVMRKTHYAMQGIVHRYFKRGMDKKVYLHKAAEKDEFENWSDDEDDEEGRGDDDQMEEGNVNETKDEQCDEVQENEENRSNNEDEIQKCKAAIEEIKMAKKFVSSAVTLHAQAPETLLNTMEAIYNGKVTVEHVLKHPQTLTHQNDRVEGSVPGMKGQDGNSSNEEDDEDEYYIPDDKSHASLEFSDDERMHCHLSDVEDDECETNDASWDEEDDSDAENEARLSPTEYSSDGEESSSVEDGECGGASDDNITKKSQTSPEKEVDFKLLNRLAGEFSDGSEEEGHEKAAWRRSQDVSRTLWMQEMVSDCPLKDKTYSQEFHCCRAPLFPKVNLSTHSIQEKEEILEQFMEKNVSRNIRRYVMKTVCRRNFAIFKKVWRRAKGLKRFPGLRLGTQGTAAWQSFKRQKAYLNDFLMTEKEALLYSLSRKHKVSCEEIFQAQATVEMLRKKRRLAVKIVKFLDQLPIRHLEYLNEHVLAKAQRENGGEPQSHSDMTSVLLFLQTVATMQGQESPFPCHGPVCEKLQGYVESLVHDIDDEYKFFCKEKGNQARREEVKVKLNNMSRNKLEKYLSVAKETYQSLTRKFLQQKHKYLKRRLSEHELNSLFPLCPKDDIGLMHLPKHQRLLLLTQHNNKQLKLRRDYINMVKEKARHTKTVLAKMNRFLSRSSAQDIILKVYDIQTQESEWAQRSKVLEDEAISYLEVSPQEYKESTKDSLTGLTWDIWSDDEQDSDSDWMDEGSEEGEGEMRKEEEMERKADYTENEPLTIQKVFRELHVQYYPAGNYILKNQQDVQESYPTSFPFEQKPWETPVHHAILDRFVTYLSNNKSQNGRPLKIDFRKEIRRLWHYKPKGFIKTIRCYENLSKTYNKEHKKTLRAWTVTKADEEHEHLKHHEFKVSSECEGETQATPTKEKEKIISMKRKFQVNEDITHQFLNAESKKIKLDHDVHETKEMDTGKKNQKENRGE